In Deltaproteobacteria bacterium, a single genomic region encodes these proteins:
- a CDS encoding winged helix-turn-helix transcriptional regulator: MVSDRSARLDLVFHALAHPARRAILRQLSGGERNLSELASPLRMTFPAATKHVRVLERAMLVRRRVDGRQHLCRLRAAPLAAVTRWTEQFREHWEARFEALDAVLDDMKLEDAGRRRRR; the protein is encoded by the coding sequence ATGGTTTCGGATCGCTCCGCCCGGCTCGACCTGGTGTTCCACGCGCTGGCGCACCCGGCCCGTCGCGCGATCCTGCGGCAGCTCTCCGGCGGCGAGCGCAACCTCAGCGAGCTCGCCTCACCGCTGCGGATGACGTTCCCGGCTGCGACCAAGCACGTGCGCGTGCTCGAGCGCGCGATGCTCGTCCGTCGCCGCGTCGACGGCCGGCAGCACCTGTGTCGCCTGCGCGCCGCGCCGCTGGCGGCCGTCACGCGCTGGACCGAGCAGTTCCGCGAGCACTGGGAGGCGCGCTTCGAGGCGCTCGATGCCGTGCTCGACGACATGAAGCTGGAGGACGCCGGTCGTCGTCGTCGACGCTGA
- a CDS encoding DUF4253 domain-containing protein — MQRRADRAGDPATLEPSALTQLGLATCRAARLRGDADIVAQIEAVPSPSLARRWQHIAEGFAGHGLWPLVFEMLRRTEDRPWFAGEIGFDAGTDPADHDAAAVLSAWWAAMVPSQGESDDALAVLAPFDRRFPGLAPATAQAPDDAAFVLSVGAAQGRLGVVGVTRPADAVAVLQWTGPTNHYSDMGQLAAVLRTWEDRFGAYVVGIGFDTLQLAVTRPPTNFEHACRIAAEHMAVCSDCVYQGEGSIEALAETLVGATSWSFWWD, encoded by the coding sequence ATGCAGCGACGCGCCGATCGAGCCGGAGACCCCGCCACCCTCGAGCCCTCGGCGCTCACGCAGCTCGGGCTCGCGACCTGTCGCGCGGCGCGGCTGCGCGGCGACGCCGACATCGTGGCGCAGATCGAGGCCGTGCCGTCGCCGAGCCTCGCGCGACGATGGCAGCACATTGCCGAGGGCTTCGCGGGCCACGGCCTGTGGCCGTTGGTGTTCGAGATGCTGCGCCGCACCGAGGACCGGCCGTGGTTCGCCGGCGAGATCGGCTTCGACGCCGGGACCGATCCCGCCGACCACGACGCCGCCGCGGTGCTGTCCGCATGGTGGGCTGCGATGGTGCCGAGCCAGGGCGAGTCCGACGATGCGTTGGCCGTGCTCGCGCCGTTCGATCGCCGCTTCCCAGGGCTCGCGCCCGCCACCGCGCAGGCCCCCGACGATGCCGCGTTCGTGCTGAGCGTCGGTGCTGCCCAGGGGCGGCTTGGCGTGGTCGGCGTGACGCGCCCGGCCGACGCGGTCGCGGTGCTGCAGTGGACCGGCCCGACCAATCACTACAGCGACATGGGCCAACTCGCGGCGGTGCTGCGCACGTGGGAGGACCGCTTCGGCGCGTACGTGGTCGGCATCGGCTTCGACACCCTGCAGCTGGCGGTCACGCGACCGCCCACGAACTTCGAGCACGCGTGCCGCATTGCCGCCGAGCACATGGCGGTGTGCTCCGACTGCGTCTACCAGGGCGAGGGCAGCATCGAGGCCTTGGCCGAGACACTGGTGGGCGCGACCTCGTGGTCGTTCTGGTGGGACTAG
- a CDS encoding carboxypeptidase regulatory-like domain-containing protein: protein MTAIHRPLRLARAGALAAACLLTSSVAVAAPTLELDKKAVQQLRPLQAPAQEPEPWKTTDIIDARIDVSAQYSLMRMFGGNVFEQFTASQISSAVKDGRIGGIYIANQQVPALRARAAGGNYWTMIPQGLSSVCYDQPAGKPPIIVMREGIAKTPAVVDDAIADAFWFCNVGEVEPRGYAANLPPKQPRTKQGCEDAKGTGDIVVTVRRGGKAVAGHTVTLTGVVDRTGTSNASGLVTFAALPAGGYVVSFSDGAGGYEMISREVRGTCHVTVAADLAHAGKTAPAACDPSKYAKEFDKCGLPLFGAAVKCVANVHAKYWTAGGGDKGARGALSALLGCYKLPSQVQGDVDACRKKANAASGCSY from the coding sequence ATGACCGCCATCCACCGCCCCCTTCGCCTCGCCCGCGCCGGCGCGCTCGCTGCCGCCTGCCTCCTCACCTCGAGCGTCGCAGTCGCTGCGCCGACGCTCGAGCTCGACAAGAAGGCCGTGCAGCAGCTCCGCCCGCTGCAGGCCCCTGCACAGGAGCCCGAGCCGTGGAAGACCACCGACATCATCGACGCACGCATCGACGTCAGCGCCCAGTACTCGTTGATGCGAATGTTCGGCGGCAACGTGTTCGAGCAGTTCACCGCCTCGCAGATCTCGAGTGCCGTGAAGGACGGCCGCATCGGCGGCATCTACATCGCCAATCAGCAGGTCCCCGCGCTGCGCGCCCGCGCGGCCGGTGGCAACTACTGGACGATGATTCCGCAGGGGCTCTCCTCGGTCTGCTACGACCAACCCGCTGGCAAGCCGCCCATCATCGTCATGCGCGAGGGCATCGCCAAGACCCCCGCGGTCGTCGACGACGCGATCGCCGACGCGTTTTGGTTCTGCAACGTCGGCGAGGTCGAGCCCCGGGGCTACGCCGCGAATCTGCCGCCCAAGCAGCCGCGCACCAAGCAGGGCTGCGAGGACGCCAAGGGCACCGGCGACATCGTCGTCACCGTTCGCCGGGGCGGCAAGGCCGTCGCCGGTCACACCGTCACCTTGACCGGCGTCGTCGATCGCACCGGCACCAGCAATGCCTCGGGCCTCGTCACCTTTGCCGCGCTGCCTGCCGGCGGCTACGTCGTCTCGTTCTCCGACGGCGCAGGCGGCTACGAGATGATCAGCCGCGAGGTCCGCGGCACCTGCCACGTCACCGTGGCCGCCGACCTCGCGCACGCCGGCAAGACCGCGCCTGCGGCCTGCGATCCCAGCAAGTACGCCAAGGAGTTCGACAAGTGCGGCCTCCCGCTGTTCGGCGCCGCCGTCAAGTGCGTCGCGAACGTGCACGCGAAGTACTGGACCGCCGGTGGCGGTGACAAGGGCGCCCGCGGGGCCCTCTCCGCACTGCTCGGCTGCTACAAGCTCCCGTCGCAGGTGCAGGGAGACGTCGACGCCTGCCGCAAGAAGGCCAACGCCGCCTCGGGGTGCTCGTACTGA
- a CDS encoding SAM-dependent DNA methyltransferase: MSTSRKKLRTKLLELVPADGTSIGNGRLRQALGEALGHEVDADTYAEVRDALVGDGVLLKGQGRGGSVRLAEGGEDEDEDEDVEYEATEPLVLESPEPKRPRAKKAAEHGTGASSSGANLGFEAKLWQAADKLRNNMDAAEYKHVVLGLIFLKYISDAFEEKHAALEADKKSGADPEDPDEYRADNIFWVAKDARWTQLQGKAKQPTIGKLLDDAMVAIERENPTLKGVLPKDYARPALDKQRLGELIDLIGTIGLGDKENRSRDVLGRVYEYFLGQFASAEGKKGGQFYTPQCVVRVLVEMLAPYKGRVFDPCCGSGGMFVQSEKFVEAHGGRIGDVSIYGQESNHTTWRLAKLNLAIRGIDANIAWHEAGSFHHDMHRDLKADYVIANPPFNDSDWGGDRLREDVRWKYGVPPAGNANFAWVQHFLHHLAPTGIAGFVLANGSMSSQQSGEGEIREALVEGDMVDCMVALPGQLFYSTQIPVCLWFLARDKKNGLGGRGKKMRDRRGETLFVDARKMGSMVDRVHRELTAEDIGRIAGTYHAWRGDAGGGYADVPGFCKSVRTEEIAGHQFVLTPGRYVGAEEVVEDAEGFEVKMKRLVGELEAQFEAGARLEKVIRGNLRGLGYGH, from the coding sequence ATGTCCACGTCACGCAAGAAACTCCGCACCAAGCTCCTCGAACTGGTCCCCGCCGATGGGACGAGCATCGGCAATGGCCGCCTGCGACAGGCGCTCGGCGAGGCGCTCGGGCACGAGGTCGACGCCGACACGTACGCGGAGGTCCGCGATGCGTTGGTGGGAGACGGGGTGCTGCTCAAGGGGCAAGGTCGAGGTGGATCCGTGCGCCTGGCGGAGGGCGGCGAGGACGAAGACGAGGACGAGGACGTCGAGTACGAGGCCACAGAACCGCTCGTGCTGGAGAGCCCGGAGCCGAAGCGGCCGCGGGCCAAGAAGGCAGCGGAGCACGGCACGGGCGCGTCGTCGTCGGGGGCAAATCTGGGCTTCGAGGCGAAGCTGTGGCAGGCGGCGGACAAGCTGCGCAACAACATGGACGCGGCCGAGTACAAGCACGTCGTGCTGGGGCTGATCTTCCTGAAGTACATCTCGGACGCGTTCGAGGAGAAGCACGCGGCGTTGGAGGCCGACAAGAAGTCGGGCGCCGACCCCGAGGACCCCGACGAGTACCGGGCCGACAACATCTTCTGGGTGGCGAAGGACGCCCGGTGGACGCAGCTGCAGGGCAAGGCGAAGCAGCCGACGATCGGCAAGCTGCTCGACGACGCGATGGTGGCGATCGAGCGCGAGAACCCGACCCTGAAGGGGGTGCTGCCGAAGGACTACGCCCGGCCGGCGCTCGACAAGCAGCGGCTGGGTGAGCTCATCGATCTCATCGGTACGATCGGACTGGGGGACAAGGAGAACCGCTCACGCGACGTGCTCGGGCGGGTGTACGAGTACTTCCTCGGGCAGTTCGCGTCGGCCGAGGGGAAGAAGGGCGGGCAGTTCTACACGCCGCAATGCGTGGTCCGGGTGCTGGTCGAGATGCTGGCGCCGTACAAGGGGCGGGTGTTCGATCCGTGCTGCGGTTCGGGCGGGATGTTCGTGCAGAGCGAGAAGTTCGTGGAGGCGCACGGCGGCCGCATCGGCGACGTGAGCATCTACGGGCAGGAGAGCAACCACACGACGTGGCGGTTGGCGAAGCTGAACCTGGCGATCCGGGGGATCGACGCGAACATCGCGTGGCACGAGGCGGGGTCGTTCCACCACGACATGCACCGGGATCTGAAGGCGGACTACGTGATCGCGAACCCGCCGTTCAACGACAGCGACTGGGGTGGGGACCGGCTGCGGGAGGACGTGCGCTGGAAGTACGGGGTGCCGCCCGCGGGGAACGCGAACTTCGCGTGGGTGCAGCACTTCCTGCATCATCTGGCGCCGACTGGCATCGCGGGCTTCGTGCTCGCGAATGGGAGCATGTCGTCGCAGCAGTCGGGGGAGGGCGAGATCCGCGAGGCGCTGGTCGAGGGCGACATGGTCGACTGCATGGTCGCGCTGCCGGGGCAGCTGTTCTACTCGACGCAGATCCCGGTGTGCCTGTGGTTCCTGGCGCGGGACAAGAAGAACGGGCTGGGCGGGCGCGGGAAGAAGATGCGGGACCGGCGTGGGGAGACACTGTTCGTGGATGCACGGAAGATGGGGTCGATGGTCGACCGCGTGCATCGGGAGCTGACGGCGGAGGACATCGGGCGAATCGCCGGGACGTATCACGCTTGGCGCGGGGATGCCGGCGGCGGGTATGCGGATGTTCCGGGGTTTTGTAAGAGTGTGCGGACGGAGGAGATCGCCGGGCATCAGTTCGTGCTGACGCCGGGGCGGTATGTCGGGGCGGAGGAGGTGGTGGAGGATGCCGAGGGGTTCGAGGTGAAGATGAAGCGGTTGGTGGGGGAGCTGGAGGCGCAGTTCGAGGCGGGGGCGCGGTTGGAGAAGGTGATTCGGGGGAACCTGAGGGGGTTGGGGTATGGGCACTAG
- a CDS encoding restriction endonuclease subunit S, which yields MSDVLPVPVQHPDSWATAPLRDVCTLIADGDWIESKDQGASGYRLLQISNVGRGTFVETGNYRWVTEETFHRLNCTEIREGDILIARMPDPIGRAWLVHDLPWRCVTAVDVAIVRADPRVLQPAFLAAALNSPAYLAQAASLATGTTRHRIRRADIARTSIPIPGLATQRAIAHMLGSLDDKIELNRRMSETLEAMARALFKSWFVDFDPVRAKADGRQPSGMDAETAKLFPSEFEQSELGEIPKGWRVAAVGELLSLEYGKALKEEGRRAGGVLVFGSNGQIGSHDVALVSGPGIVVGRKGNPGVVTWAPSDFFVIDTAFYVQRRSDVVGLRYLHRGLERMRLPRLAADSAVPGVNRNAIYAQSIVVPNSRVADAFEGIATAWYSASWAHLIEARLLEDMRDTLLPRLLSGELDVTHVADALGSPA from the coding sequence GTGAGCGATGTACTTCCCGTCCCAGTCCAACATCCAGACTCATGGGCGACAGCACCGCTGCGCGATGTCTGTACCTTGATCGCCGACGGTGACTGGATCGAGTCAAAGGATCAAGGCGCGAGTGGGTACCGATTGCTCCAGATCTCGAATGTTGGCCGAGGCACTTTCGTTGAGACGGGAAACTATAGGTGGGTGACGGAGGAGACATTCCATCGACTGAACTGCACGGAGATTCGCGAAGGCGACATCCTGATCGCGCGAATGCCGGATCCGATTGGGCGCGCCTGGCTCGTCCACGATCTCCCGTGGAGGTGCGTAACAGCTGTTGATGTGGCGATTGTGCGCGCTGACCCGCGCGTATTGCAGCCAGCGTTCCTTGCCGCTGCCCTGAACTCCCCCGCGTACCTCGCCCAGGCAGCTTCGCTCGCCACAGGTACGACTCGACATCGAATTCGCCGTGCGGACATAGCGCGAACTAGCATCCCAATTCCCGGGCTCGCCACCCAGCGCGCCATCGCTCACATGCTCGGCAGCCTCGACGACAAGATCGAACTCAACCGCCGGATGAGCGAGACGCTCGAGGCCATGGCGCGGGCGCTCTTCAAGTCGTGGTTCGTCGACTTCGACCCCGTCCGCGCCAAGGCCGACGGCCGACAGCCGAGCGGCATGGACGCCGAGACCGCGAAGCTGTTTCCGAGCGAGTTCGAGCAGTCGGAGTTGGGCGAGATCCCGAAGGGGTGGCGGGTGGCGGCCGTTGGCGAACTGTTGTCACTCGAATACGGAAAGGCCCTAAAGGAGGAGGGCCGGCGTGCTGGGGGCGTCCTAGTGTTCGGATCTAACGGTCAGATCGGATCGCATGATGTGGCTCTGGTTAGTGGACCTGGAATCGTCGTGGGGAGAAAGGGTAATCCTGGTGTTGTTACTTGGGCGCCGTCCGATTTCTTCGTGATAGACACGGCGTTCTACGTTCAGCGCAGGTCTGACGTAGTGGGCCTCCGCTACCTGCACCGCGGGCTTGAGCGAATGAGATTGCCGCGTCTTGCTGCAGACTCCGCCGTTCCTGGAGTAAACAGAAACGCCATCTACGCTCAGAGTATAGTCGTTCCGAACTCTCGTGTCGCAGATGCCTTTGAGGGAATTGCGACCGCTTGGTACTCGGCGTCGTGGGCGCATTTGATAGAGGCCCGCCTGCTGGAAGACATGCGCGACACCCTCCTCCCTCGCCTCCTGTCCGGCGAACTCGACGTCACCCACGTTGCGGACGCGCTCGGATCCCCAGCATGA
- a CDS encoding IS3 family transposase, with protein sequence MKAAVDELAGQLGVAVACEALGVPRSTAYRWRQPALHGPRRPRRRPSRALSETERTNVLEVLHSERFVDKAPATVHATLLDEQHYLCHPRTMYRILALQDEIRERRDQARHPKYARPELIATAPNQVWTWDVTWLRGPVKYTYYPLYVIIDLFSRYNPGWMLAHEESGELAAKLIREACNRHGIEPGTLKLHADRGPVPRGKTVKQLLRDLEITASFSRPRVSNDNPHSESEFHTLKSHPDFPERFESFDHARDFCRRFFAWYNDEHRHSGIARLTPADVFFGRAAEVLSQRQLVMNEAFAKNPERFVAGPPQVPTLPKAVWINPPENRSEIELGLH encoded by the coding sequence GTGAAGGCAGCGGTCGACGAACTCGCGGGCCAGCTCGGCGTGGCGGTCGCCTGCGAGGCGCTCGGCGTGCCGCGGAGCACTGCGTACCGCTGGCGGCAGCCGGCCCTGCATGGCCCCCGCCGACCACGTCGACGACCTTCACGCGCGCTCTCCGAAACCGAGCGGACCAACGTGCTCGAGGTGCTGCACTCCGAGCGCTTCGTCGACAAGGCGCCGGCGACCGTGCACGCCACGTTGCTCGACGAGCAGCACTACCTCTGCCATCCCCGCACGATGTATCGGATTCTGGCGCTGCAGGACGAGATCCGCGAGCGCCGCGATCAAGCCCGGCACCCAAAGTACGCGCGACCTGAACTGATCGCCACGGCACCCAACCAGGTCTGGACGTGGGACGTGACGTGGCTGCGCGGCCCGGTGAAGTACACCTACTACCCGCTGTACGTGATCATCGATCTCTTCAGCCGCTACAACCCGGGCTGGATGCTCGCCCACGAGGAGAGCGGCGAGCTCGCGGCGAAGCTGATCCGCGAGGCGTGCAACCGCCACGGGATCGAACCGGGCACGCTCAAGCTGCACGCCGACCGCGGGCCCGTGCCCAGGGGCAAGACTGTGAAGCAGCTGCTGCGCGACCTCGAGATCACGGCGTCGTTCAGCCGACCGCGCGTCAGCAACGACAACCCGCACTCCGAGTCCGAGTTCCACACCCTCAAGTCGCACCCAGATTTCCCGGAGCGTTTCGAGAGCTTTGACCACGCGCGCGACTTCTGCCGGCGCTTCTTCGCCTGGTACAACGACGAGCACCGGCACTCCGGCATCGCTCGCCTCACTCCCGCCGACGTCTTCTTCGGACGCGCCGCCGAGGTCCTCAGCCAGCGCCAGCTCGTGATGAACGAAGCCTTCGCGAAGAACCCAGAGCGCTTCGTCGCAGGCCCACCGCAGGTGCCCACGCTCCCCAAGGCAGTCTGGATCAACCCACCCGAGAATCGCTCGGAGATCGAACTCGGACTTCACTAA
- a CDS encoding virulence RhuM family protein encodes MTSPPRADIILYQTEDGRTRVQCRFADDTLWLTQLQMAELFQTSVPNINLHLKAIYAEAELTPEATIKSHLIVRTEGSRQVSRPVQHYHLTVVLAVGFRVRSPRGTQFRRWATERLEEYLVKGFTMDDERLKNPPGPGHRDYFDELLERIREIRASERRFYQKVLDIYATSVDYEPDANASQRFFATVQNKMHFATHGHTAAEIVHARADADKPNMGMHTTRPDGVVRKEDALIAKNYLTEQELAVLHRIVSLYIEYAELQALERRPMTMQDWIAKLDEFLKASGRALLDHAGTVSAETARLRAEQEYARYHERVDAQPRAVDAAFEKVAKQLQAPRPTRRPAKQRETSPPKPKSRAKKR; translated from the coding sequence ATGACCTCGCCGCCCCGCGCCGACATCATCCTCTACCAAACCGAGGATGGCCGGACCCGTGTCCAGTGCCGCTTCGCCGACGACACCCTGTGGCTCACGCAGCTCCAGATGGCGGAGCTCTTCCAGACCTCCGTCCCCAACATCAACCTGCACCTGAAGGCCATCTACGCCGAGGCCGAGCTCACCCCCGAGGCAACGATTAAGTCCCACTTAATAGTTCGCACAGAGGGCTCCAGGCAGGTCTCTCGCCCCGTCCAGCACTACCACCTCACCGTCGTCCTCGCCGTCGGGTTCCGCGTCCGCTCCCCCCGCGGCACGCAGTTCCGCCGCTGGGCGACCGAGCGCCTCGAGGAGTACCTGGTCAAGGGCTTCACGATGGACGACGAGCGGCTCAAGAACCCGCCCGGGCCCGGCCATCGCGACTACTTCGACGAGCTCCTCGAACGCATCCGGGAGATCCGGGCGTCCGAGCGTCGGTTCTACCAGAAGGTCCTCGACATCTACGCCACCAGCGTCGACTACGAGCCGGACGCCAACGCCTCGCAGCGGTTCTTCGCGACGGTCCAGAACAAGATGCACTTCGCGACCCACGGCCACACCGCCGCGGAGATCGTCCATGCTCGCGCGGACGCGGACAAGCCCAACATGGGGATGCACACCACGCGGCCCGACGGCGTCGTGCGCAAGGAAGACGCCCTCATCGCGAAGAACTACCTCACCGAGCAGGAGCTGGCGGTCCTGCACCGCATCGTCAGCCTCTACATCGAGTACGCCGAGCTCCAGGCCCTCGAGCGCAGGCCCATGACGATGCAGGACTGGATCGCAAAGCTCGACGAGTTCCTGAAGGCCTCCGGTCGCGCGCTGCTCGACCACGCCGGCACCGTCTCTGCTGAGACCGCCAGACTGCGCGCCGAGCAGGAGTACGCGCGGTACCACGAACGCGTCGATGCCCAGCCACGGGCGGTCGACGCCGCCTTCGAGAAGGTCGCCAAACAACTACAGGCTCCCCGCCCCACGCGGCGGCCCGCGAAGCAGCGCGAGACGAGTCCGCCCAAGCCCAAGTCGAGGGCGAAGAAGCGATGA
- a CDS encoding SRPBCC domain-containing protein has translation MQHRPLQIATPDDTTLVLTRSFDAPRRLVWAAMFTPDKMRRWMLPPPGLTLSRIECDPREGGKLSLAWTDGEHDPVMTLQGVFTEVVLHERAVHTELMALASGQVIGSLIETHEFTADGDVTHMRITQRYESKEARDGALGSGMDEGMEACYVQLDSTLANPE, from the coding sequence GTGCAACACCGACCCTTGCAGATCGCCACGCCCGACGACACCACCCTCGTGCTCACCCGCAGCTTCGACGCCCCGCGTCGGCTGGTGTGGGCCGCGATGTTCACCCCCGACAAGATGCGTCGCTGGATGTTGCCGCCGCCGGGGCTGACGCTGAGCCGCATCGAGTGCGACCCCCGCGAGGGCGGCAAGCTCAGCCTCGCGTGGACCGACGGCGAGCACGACCCCGTGATGACGCTCCAGGGCGTCTTCACCGAGGTCGTGCTCCACGAGCGTGCGGTCCACACCGAGCTGATGGCGCTCGCCTCGGGTCAGGTCATCGGCTCGCTCATCGAGACCCACGAGTTCACCGCCGACGGCGACGTCACGCACATGCGGATCACGCAGCGCTACGAGTCGAAGGAAGCCCGCGACGGCGCGCTCGGCTCGGGCATGGACGAGGGCATGGAGGCCTGCTACGTGCAGCTCGACAGCACCCTCGCCAACCCCGAATAG